A part of Gambusia affinis linkage group LG21, SWU_Gaff_1.0, whole genome shotgun sequence genomic DNA contains:
- the cul2 gene encoding cullin-2: MSLKPRVVDFDETWNKLLTTIKAVVMLDYVERATWNDRFSDIYALCVAYPEPLGERLYTETKVFLENHVRQLYKKVLESEEKVLVMYHRYWEEYSKGADYMDCLYRYLNTQFIKKNKLTEADLQYGYGGVDMNEPLMEIGELALDMWKKLMIEPLQAVLIRMLLNEIKNDRCGENPNQKVIHGVINSFVHVEHYKKKFPLKFYQEIFEGPFLIKTGEYYKQEASNLLQESNCSQYMEKVLGRLKDEEVRCRKYLHPSSYSKVIHECQQRMVADHLQFLHGECQSIIRQEKRDDMANMYTLLRAVSNGLPHMIQELQVHIHNEGIRGTSNLSQENMPTLFVESVLEVHSKFVQLINTVLNGDQHFMSALDKALTSVVNFREPKSICKAPELLAKYCDNLLKKSAKGMTENEVEDKLTSFITVFKYIDDKDIFQKFYARMLAKRLIHGLSLSMDSEEAMINKLKQACGYEFTSKLHRMYTDMSVSADLNNKFNNFIKTQETVVDLGISFQIYVLQAGAWPLTHVPSSTFAIPQELEKSVQMFELFYNQHFSGRKLTWLHYLCTGEVKMNYLSKPYVAMVTTYQMAVLLAFNNSQTVTYKELQDGTQMNEKELQKTIKSLMDVKMLNHDSQKEEIETESTFSLNMSFTSKRTKFKITTSMQKDTPQEMEQTRSAVDEDRKMYLQAAIVRIMKARKVLRHNALIQEVINQSKARFNPSISMIKKCIEVLIDKQYIERSQTSADEYSYVA, translated from the exons CGATATTTATGCCTTGTGCGTTGCATACCCAGAGCCTTTGGGTGAAAGATTATACACAGAGACCAAGGTTTTCCTCGAGAACCACGTCAGGCAATTGTACAAG AAAGTCCTGGAATCAGAGGAAAAGGTTTTAGTTATGTACCACAGGTACTGGGAAGAGTACAGCAAAGGAGCTGACTACATGGACTGCTTGTACAG GTATCTGAACACACAGTTTATCAAGAAGAACAAGCTAACAGAGGCTGACCTGCAGTATGGCTATGGGGGAGTGGACATGAATGAGCCGCTGATGGAGATCGGAGAG CTGGCTCTAGATATGTGGAAGAAGCTGATGATTGAACCCCTGCAGGCTGTCCTCATCCGGATGTTGTTGAATGAAATAAAGAA TGATCGCTGCGGTGAAAACCCCAACCAGAAGGTAATCCACGGGGTCATCAACTCTTTTGTTCATGTTGAACACTACAAGAAGAAGTTTCCGCTAAAG TTTTATCAAGAAATCTTTGAAGGGccttttctgataaaaacaggAGAGTATTACAAACAGGAAGCCTCCAATCTTCTCCAGGAATCCAACTGCTCACAGTATATGGAGAAG GTCCTGGGCCGATTGAAAGACGAAGAAGTCCGATGTCGGAAGTACCTGCACCCCAGCTCCTACTCCAAAGTCATTCATGAATGCCAGCAGAGGATGGTGGCCGATCACCTGCAGTTCCTACACGGGGAGTGCCAGAGCATCATCAGGCAAGAGAAGAGAGACG ACATGGCCAACATGTACACCCTGTTGCGGGCCGTGTCAAACGGGTTGCCTCACATGATCCAGGAGCTGCAGGTCCACATCCACAACGAGGGCATCAGAGGCACGAGTAATCTCTCTCAGGAAAAT ATGCCGACCCTTTTCGTGGAGTCCGTGCTCGAGGTTCACAGTAAATTTGTTCAGCTCATTAACACAGTCCTAAATGGAGATCAACACTTCATGAGCGCACTTGATAAG GCTTTGACGTCTGTGGTGAACTTTAGGGAGCCGAAGTCCATCTGCAAAGCCCCAGAACTT CTGGCAAAATACTGCGACAATCTGCTGAAGAAATCTGCAAAGGGGATGACGGAAAACGAGGTGGAGGACAAGCTGACCAGTTTCATCACAGTGTTCAAGTACATAGACGACAAAGACATCTTTCAAAAG ttttatgccaGAATGTTAGCAAAGCGGTTAATACACGGTTTGTCATTGTCAATGGATTCAGAAGAAGCTATGATCAACAAACTAAAG CAGGCTTGTGGCTACGAGTTCACCAGCAAACTTCACAGAATGTACACGGACATGAGCGTGAGCGCCGACCTCAACAACAAGTTCAACAATTTTATCAAGACGCAGGAGACGGTGGTGGACCTGGGGATCAGTTTCCAGATCTACGTATTACAG GCTGGCGCTTGGCCTCTCACACACGTCCCCTCGTCGACGTTCGCCATCCCTCAAGAACTAGAGAAGAGCGTTCAGATG tttgaatTGTTCTATAATCAGCACTTCAGTGGGAGGAAGTTGACTTGGCTGCACTATCTCTGCACAG GCGAAGTAAAAATGAACTACCTGTCCAAACCCtatgttgccatggtaaccacaTACCAAATGGCTGTGCTTCTGGCCTTCAACAACAGCCAGACGGTAACGTACAAGGAGCTGCAGGACGGCACCCAGATGAACgagaaggagctgcagaagacCATCAAGTCCTTGATGGACGTCAAGATGCTAAACCACGACTCACAGAAG GAGGAGATCGAAACAGAGTCGACGTTTTCACTAAATATGAGTTTCACCAGTAAACGAACAAAGTTCAAGATTACGACGTCGATGCAGAAAGACACGCCGCAG GAGATGGAGCAGACGAGGAGCGCCGTCGACGAGGACcgcaaaatgtatttacaagCTGCTATAGTGAGGATCATGAAAGCGCGGAAGGTCCTCCGACACAACGCCCTCATCCAGGAG GTAATCAATCAGTCCAAAGCCAGGTTCAACCCCAGTATCAGCATGATCAAGAAGTGCATCGAGGTGCTCATCGACAAGCAGTACATCGAGCGGAGCCAGACGTCGGCCGACGAGTACAGCTACGTCGCATAG